The Hymenobacter swuensis DY53 genome includes the window GGCGCAGCAGGGCGGCGCGGCGGTAGCTCAGCAGCAGCTCGTAGTAGGTACCGCGGATGCTGCGGCCCAGCTCGCGCCGCTGCTGGCGCACCCGCTGCTCGGCCGTGAGCACCTGACCCTCCAGCAGCTGGCGCTGCGCCCGGTACAGCCCCGGCAGGGCCGACTGCTGCACCACATTGAGGCTTTGGTCGCGCAAGGGTCCTGAAATCTGGCCCACTTGGTAATCCACCACCGTGCGAGGCAGGTCGTAACCGGTGCGGGCCAAAGTGCGCTGGCGCTCAATTTCCAGCGCGCCGGTTTGTACCAGCAGGCTCTGGCCGAGCCCGGTTTGGAGCGCCTGCGTGAGGGTAAGCGGCCCGCTGGGCGGGGCCGCCGGGGCGGGGGGCGGCAGCGTGCGGGGCGTGGTCTGAGCTTGTGCCCACCAAGGCAGCAGGAGTAGGAAAAAGAGATATTTCATGGGATGAAGTCGAAGTGAACGAGGTAGAAACGCGACTCTTCGCGTCTTCTCGTTGAACGGTGTCGGGCAGGGGGCATCGTTCTGCCGCCGAGACGCGCAGGGCCGCGCCTCAACACCGCTCGGGATTACAACTCGTGGTTTTCCTTGATTTCGGCCAGCAGCTCGGGGGTAGGGTCGGTGGGGCTGGGCTCGCCGTCTTTGGTAAAGAAGGTGTAGAGCACAGGCAGCACCACCAGCGTAAGCAGGGTGGCCGAAATCAGCCCGCCGATAACCACCGTGGCCAGCGGCTTCTGGACTTCGGCCCCGCCGGAGGAGCTCAGCGCCATCGGCAGGAAGCCCAAGGAGGCCACGGCCGCCGTGAGCAATACCGGCCGGAACCGCTCGTGGGTGGCTTTCAACACCCGCTCGCGCACCGAGCTAATACCGGCCAGGGCCAGCTCGTTGATGCTGGCCACCAGCACGATGCCGTTGAGCACGGCCACCCCGAACAAGGCAATGAAGCCTACGCCCGCCGAGATGCTGAACGGCATGCCGCGCAGCCACAGGGCCAGAATACCACCGATGGCCGCCAGTGGAATGCCCGTGAAAATGAGGCCGGCCTGCTTCACCGAGCGGAAGGAGAGGTAGAGTAGCACGAAAATCAGCAGCAGCGACACCGGCACGGCCACCGCCAGGCGGGATTTGGCCTGCTGCAGGTTCTCGAACTGGCCGCCGTATTGCAGGCGGTAGCCTTCCGGGAGCTTCAAACCCGCGTCCAGCTTCTGCTGAATTTCCTGCACCAGGCTTTCCACGTCGCGGTTGCGCACGTTCACGCCGATGTTGATGCGGCGGCGCGCATCATCGCGCGACACCTGGGTGGGGGCGTTGCGGAACTCCACCTGGGCCACTTCCTCCAGCGGCACCTTCTGGCCGTCGGGCAGGTCCACGTACAACGCGCGCAGGTCCTGAATACCGCCGCGGCTGGTGCTGTCGAGGCGCACCACCAAGTCGAAGCGCCGCTCGCCCTCGTACACCTGGCCCGCCACGTCGCCGGCGAAGGAGGCGCGCAGCAGCGTATTGAGGTCCTGCACGCGCAGGCCGTACTGGGCCATTTTCTGGCGGTTGTAGGTCACGCGCAGCTGGGGCAGGGCCGCAATCTGCTCCACTTTCAGGTCGCCCACGCCGGCCAGCGGGCGGATGAGGGCGGCGGCCTCGTTGGCTTTCTCGAAGAGCAGGTCCAAGTCGTCGCCGTAGATTTTGATGCTGATATCCGACTTCACGCCCGAAATCAGCTCGTTGAAGCGCATCTGGATGGGCTGCTGAAACTCCAGGCTCACGCCGGGCACGCCGGCCAGGGCGGCGCTCATCTTGGTGGCCAGTTCCTCGCGGGAGTGGGCCGAGGTCCAGTCCTTCTGGGGTTTGAGCACCACAATCTGGTCGGAATCTTCCAGGCTCATGGGGTCGGTGGGAATTTCGGAGGTGCCGATTTTGGCCACTACCTGCTCTACCTCCGGAAATTGCTTCAGCAGAATCTGCTGTACTTGGGTGGTAGTGGCAATGGTCTGGGCCAGTGAAGAACCGGGGGGCAGGCCCATGTACACGGCAAAGTCGCCCTCATCCAGCTGCGGAATAAACTCGCCGCCCAAGCTGGCAAACACCCCGCCTGCCAGCACCAGCAGCCCCACGGCTGCCCCAGCCACCACGCCCCGCAGGCGCAGCGCCCCGTGAATGATGGGCCGGTAGCCGCGGTACAGAAACTTCATGATGCGGTCGGCCACGGTGCCTTCTTCCTTGATGTCCTTGCGCAACGCCCAGGCCGATACGGCCGGCACGTAGGTCAGGCACAGTAGCATGGCGCCCACAATGGCGAAGCTCACCGTGAGGGCCATGGGCCGGAACATCTTGCCCTCAATGCCGGTGAGGGCCAGGATGGGCAAGTACACGATGAGGATGATGAGCTGCCCGAACAAGGCGGAGCGCATCATGCGGGTAGCGGCCGTTTCGGCTACCTGGTCCATGGTTTCGTTTTCAGATCGGGCCCGGAAGTGCACGAGGTGGAAAATCATGGCTTCCACGATAATCACGGCCCCGTCCACAATCAGCCCGAAATCCAGCGCGCCCAGGCTCATCAGGTTGGCCGAGACGCCGAAGGTCTTCATCAGGCCCAGGGCAAACAGCATGCACAGCGGAATCATGGAAGCCACCACTAGGCCGGCGCGCCAGTTGCCCAGCAGTACCAGCAGCACCACCATCACAATCACGCCGCCCTCAATCAGGTTCTGGGCCACGGTATGAATGGCGGTGTCCACCAGCTTGGTGCGGTCCAGAAACGGCTTCACAAACAGGCCGGCGGGTAGTTGCTTGTCGATTTCGGCCACCCGGGCCTTCACGCCCTTGATGGTTTGCTCCGACGACGCGCCCTTGAGCATGAGCACGATGCCGCCCACGGTTTCGCCCTGGCCGTCGCGGGTCATGGCCCCGTAGCGCACCGAGTGGCCGAAGCGTACGTCGGCCACGTCGCGCACCAGCAGGGGCACGTTGTCCGTCTGCTTGATGACCATGCTGCCGATGTCCTGCAAAGAGCCGGCGCGGCCTTCGCCCCGGATAAAGTAGGCGTTGCGGCCGTGCTCCAGGTAGCTGCCGCCGGTGTTAGCATTGCCGGCCTCTAAGGCCGCGTACAGCTCGGCCATGGTCACGCCGCTGGCGTTGAGGCGCTCGGGGTTCACGCTCACCTCGTACTGGCGCACGAAGCCGCCAAAGCTGCTCACGTCCACCACGCCGGGCACGCCGGCCAGCTGGCGCTTCACCACCCAGTCCTGCACTTCGCGTAGGCGGGCCAACGAGTACTTTTTCTCGTAGCCGGGCTTCACGCCCAGGCTGTACTGAAAGATTTCGCCCAGGCCGGTGGTAATGGGGGCCATTTCGGGGCGGCCCAGGTCGGGGCCAAGTTCGGCTTCGGCGGTGCGTAGCTTCTCGGCCACCAGCTGGCGGGTTTGCAGCGTGGGCACGTCGTCGTCGAACACCACGGTAATTACCGACAGCCCGAAGCGGGAAGTAGAGCGGATTTCCGTCACGCCGGGCACGGTGCGCAGGGCCAGCTCCAGCGGTACGGTCAGCAGCTGCTCCACCTCCTGGGCGGCCAGGGCGGGACTTTGGGTGATAACCTGAACCTGGTTGTTGGTGACGTCGGGAATGGCGTCGAGGGGCAGGGTGGAGGCCGAATAGCCACCCCAGGCCAGCAACGCCAGGAGCATCAGCACCACAAACAGCTTGTTGTGGATGCTGGCCCGGATAATGCGGGAAAGCATAGGAAAATGGATTGCCGCCGGATGGGAGTTAGTAGTGAGTATTGAGTAGTGGGTACTGAGTATGGAGGACTGAGAACAAGCTGGGCAATACCATCAGGTTCTTACTGTCCATGCCTATACTCACTACTCAATACCAGCTACTAATGACTAACATTGCCAGCGGAATGAGCGAAAGGACTACGGGAAGCGGCCGGACGCACTGCGCCCGGGGACTTCGGGTAGCTACGCTCGGGGCGGCTGGAGCAGCGGGTTGCTGACGCAGAAGGCGTACAGCGGGCCGGGCGCCACGCGGTAGGCGGCAGCGGGCCAGGTAAGGGGGCGCGGGAGCAGCGTTAGGCGGCCGGCGGGCAGCACGAAACTGACCATCACGCAGTCGTGGTGGTGCTGTTCCAGGGGCAGCTTGTGGTGGTCCTGGGCGTCGCGCTGGGAGTAGGGGTGACGGCGGTGGTCAGAGCCGTGGGGGCCGTAGTGCAGTACTAGAAACTGCAACGGGGAGAGGTTTCCATCGGCCAGGGTACGGTGGTAGCGGTAATGGCGGGCTAGCTCGGGCAGCTTACCCAGCTCTGACAGGTCGTTCTGGGGCACCAAGCCGCTCACGAGCATCAGAATTCCCAGGAAGAAGGCTACCACCGATTTCATGGGGCAAAGGTAGGAGCCGCATTGTGGAATCAGGCAGAAAAACCTGTTGGAGCCGAAATTTGGAACCGGTCTGAATTCAGGTCATACTAAAAACTAGGCCGTTTACAGCCCGAAACAGGCTGCTTGCCGGAGGAATATGCTGTCATCCTGAAATCAGAAGCATGTACCTACACCAGCGCAACAACCACGGCCGTAAGCCGTGCGTACGTGTCTGCACCCACGGCAGAGCTTATGCGCCCGGCCGGGTGTCTTTGTCTATGTGGAAATGGATTGTAGTCGTGGTGGTCCTGCTGGGCTTGTCTGCGCGCCCGGCTTCGGCCTACTCGGTACTCACCCACCAGGCCAACGTGGATTCCTGCTGGCAGCGCTGCATGGTGCAGCTGCTGCAACAACGCTACCCCGGCGCCACCGACGACCAGCTTATCGAGGCCAAGAGCTTTGCTTACGGCGGCTCCATTCTGCAGGATATGGGTTACTACCCGTTCGGCTCCGAGCTGTTCACCAACCTTACACACTACGTCCGTTCCGGCGACTTTGTGCGCAGTCTGCTCGATGAGGCGCACAACCGCAACGAGTATGCCTTTGCGCTGGGCGCGCTGGCCCACTACGCTGCCGACCTCAGCGGCCACCCTGAGGGCACCAACCGCGCCATGCCCCATGTATATCCCGAACTGCAGACCAAGTTTGGCAACGTCATCACTTACGAGGAAGCCCCTATTCAGCATACCCAGCTGGAATTCGCCTTTGATGTGATGCAGGTGGCCGCCGGCCGTTACCGCACCGCCGAGTACCAGCGCAGCATTGGGTTTCAGGTGAGCAAGCCGGTGCTGGAGCGGGCCTTCCTGAAAACTTATGGCATGGAGCTGGGCCAGGTGATTTTCAACGTAGACTTGTCGGTGGCTTCTTTCCGATTTGCGGTGCGCAGCCTGATTCCGATTGCCAGCCGGGCCGCGTGGCAGTCGCAGAAAAAGGAAATCCGCAAGGTGAGCCCCCAGGCCCGCCGCCGCGAGTACGTGTACAAGGAAAGCGAGGAGGAATACCAGAAAAAGTACGGCAGTGGCTACGACCATCCCGGCACCGGGGCGCGGGTCCTCTCGTACTTCGTGCGGGTACTGCCCAAAATCGGCCCGCTCAAGCCGTTCGCCTTCAAAACCCCGACGCCTGAAGCCCAGGCCCTGTTCCGCGCCAGCTTCCGCACGGTGATGAATAACTACTGCGCGCTAGTGGAAAAAGAGCCCCGCGACACCACCGATACCCAACGCCCCACGCTGCCTAACGCCGACTTCGACACGGGCAAGCCCACCCGGCTTGGCGAATACGCCCTGACCGATGAAACCTATGGCGAGTGGCTGCGCAAGCTGGCCGACAAGAAATTCGAGAGCCTGACTACTTCGCAGCAGCAGCATATTCTGGCCTTTTTCAGCACGCCCATCACCCGCGAGCCAGTAGATGAGGACGAGAAGGAAAAAGACAACCGCAAAGCTACTGTTGAGGCATTGGAGCAGCTTAAAGCCCTGAAGCCGCAGTAAGCCAACCGGCAAGCAGAAACCGGTAGTCCCGGCCCGTTCTCCCATGTGCTGAGGGGTGGGCCGGGACTACCGGTTTTTCAGGAGAAGCGTGCTGACCTCACCGCAAAGCGTGGGACCGGGCTTAGTACTGGCGGTAAGCCCGGAAACGGCGGTAGTTGGGGCGGTGAACGTGGTGCTGGCCTTTCATCTTCGCCTTCACCGTGGGCAACCAACGACGGTCGAACAGGTCGCGAGCCGAAACCGGAGCAGATACGCAGAACGACAAAACGAACAAAACGAGGCTGATTTTCAGGAGGCGAGCAAACATGTGCAGCAGGTGAGGAGGCTTCTGGGGTTGTTGATGAATCAAAGCTACGGGGGCGTTCCGCGCCGTTCGCAACCCTTCGCCTGACCAGGATGATTACTCTCCGAATTCCCGGTTTTTTTATCTGAACGTTTGGGGGAGGGTAGGTACCAAAACCCGCGCCCCGACCTGTGAGGGCCGGGGCGCGCATGCCATACTATCCGATGAGGGTAAATATTACGAGGCGGGTTGCAGAAGCCAGCGCACGGCCGGGACTTCATCCAGAAAGGTTTGCAGATGGTACGGTTGGGTGGGGGCCTGTGCGGCGGCCATTGTGGCGCGCATAGCGGCATCCTGGCGCAATACCTCGGCTCGGGCCGGCGACAACAGGTAGGCTACGTGCAGTGTAGCCGGCACAACGTCGGCCGCCACGGCAGGCAGCAACTCCCGGGCTACCCAACTGGAAGAAGTGGCATCTAACTCGGTGCGGCGGCGCACATCTACCAGCCACCGGGCAGCATTCTGGGTGTAACCCTGCTCACGGGCCGCTGCAAAACCGGTTTGCAACTCGTTGAAGCTAACTGCCCGCAGCCAACGTACGGTCAGGATCTGCTGATCGGAGTGGTAGGAGAGGTCCAGGAATTCAGGTAAAGAAAAACCGGGAATGGTATGCATAGCCGCAAAAGTTAAAACCAAAAGAATAATCAGGGCGTCTTGTTTCCCTCCTGCACCAAGCCGCTGCTGAGGCGGCGGAGGATAATTTCAGCCTGCTTGGCCTGGTAGCGAATATCCAGCAGTCGCACTTCAGCATCAAGCTGGGTCCGCTGGGCCACGCGCAGATCCAGGGGCGTGAGTAAGCCCAGGCGGTAGCGCTCCAAGGCAATGGCCACGTTTTCGCGGGCCAGCAGGATGTTGGATTCTTCCAGCTCCAGCAGCTGCAGACGGTTCTGGTACTGGGCCCAGGCCTGCTCGGCTTCGGCATCCAGCTGGAGCTGGGTCTGATTGAGCTGTAGCTGGCTTTGCTCCTCCATAATGCGGGCGTTCTGCTCCAGGCGGTTGCGGTTGAAGCCGTCGAAAATAGGCACTGAGGCCACCACCCCGTAGTTGAGCCCGTAGGTGCGGCCGGTATTGGTAACCAGCTGGGTGCCGAAAAATGCGGCCCCGTTGATATTGCGGTTTAGCCCGTAGCCCGAGGTCAGGCCGATTTGTGGGAAGCGGGAGGCGCGCACCAGCTTCCGGTCGTAAGTGGCTACCTCGGTGTTGGTACGGGCCTGCTGCAAACGCGGGTTATTCTGGCGGATGGACTGCAACACGGCGTCGCGCTGCAGATCCTGGGCAACTACAATGGAATCCTGGGGCTGGAAGTTGAGGTTAGGGTTGCGGCCCAGCAGGTTGTTGAGGTTGATTTTCGCCGTTTGCAACGCTTCCTGCTGCTGGATGAGGATGGAGCGGTCGGCGTTGTAATCTACGCGGGCGGTAAGCACCTCCACCTTCGCGGCCACGCCCACATCCACCCGGGCCTGGGTGAGGTCGATGCGGGCCTGCCCGATTTTCAGAGCTTCCTCAATAGACGTAATCTTGCCCGACTCGCGCACTACTACAAAATACGCGTCGGTGATGCTGGCCACGGTTTCCTCCACGGTAGCCCGCGTGAGCTGCTGCTGACTTTGCTCCAGGGCCTGTAGTCGGTCGTAAGCAATGAACATCCCAAAACCGTCGAAAATCGTCCAGGTTGCCGCCACGTTGGCGTTCAGCAGGTTCGATTTGGCCCCGTTGGCAATGCTGGGGTCGGGCCGGCTGGAGGATTCCTGCCGCACGTTGTTGCGGTTGAAGGTGCGGGTAAAGTTGCCGTTCACCACCGGTAGCTGCCCGGCGTTGCCGCGCGTCACGTTATTCTCGGCTACGCGCATATCCTGCCGCGAGAGGCGGATGTTGTAGTTGTTCTCAATACCGATACGGATGGCCTCCGCCAGCGTCAGACTGGGGGCCGAGGACACGGTTTCGGGCTTTTCGGTCTGGGGCTTGCTTTGGGGCTGGGTGGTAGCCGGGCGGGAAGGCAACGCGGGCTGCTGCGCCAGCAAGGGGAGGGGAGCAGCCAGCAGCAGCGCGAACAGAGAGAAACGAGGCATGGGGGAAATCAACAGCGGAAAAGGGCGCGGCAGGAGAAGCGGAAAAAGACGCGGCACTAGGCGGCCACGGCTTCCTCTTCCTCCACCGGCGCGTGTTTGTGCTTCTTGGCCGTGGCGAAATACGAATACATCACGGGCACTACGTACAGCGTGAGGGCGGTGGCGAAGAACAGCCCGCCCACCACGCCGATACCCATAGCCCGGCGGCTAAGCGCGCCCGCGCCGGTAGCCACGGCAATGGGCAGAATACCCAGAATGGCGCACAACGAGGTCATCAGGATGGGGCGGAAGCGGGCCGTAGCACCCTCAATCAGGCCGGTCATGTAGTCCTTGCCGTTTTCTACCTGCTGGTTGGCAAATTCCACGATGAGGATACCGTTCTTCGTCACCAGCCCCACCAGCATAATAATGCCGATCTGGGAGAACAGGTTGAGCGTCTGGTTGAAGTACCACAGGCTGAGCAGCGCGCCGGAAAGGGCCAGCGGCACCGTCACCATGATAATCACCGGGTCGCGGAAGCTCTCGAACTGCGCCGCCAGCACCAGGTAAATCAGCACCAAGGCCAGCCCGAAGGCAAACACCAAGCTGCTGGAGCTTTCCTGAAAGTCGCGGGAGGAGCCGGCCAGCTCGGTACTGAACGTGTCGTCGAGGTTCTTTTCGGCCAGGGCCTGCATGGCGGCAATACCGTCGCCGAGGGTACGGCCGGGAGCCAGAGAGGCCGAGAAGGTAGCCGAGTTGTAGCGGTTGAAGCGGTAGAGCTGGGGCGGCGTGCTGCTTTCCTCCAGCCGAATCACGTTGTCCAGCTGAATCAGCTCGCCGTTGGCATTCTTCACCGACAGCAGGCGCACGTCCAGCGGCTGGCTCCGATCTTCGCGCGCCACCTGCCCGATAATCTGGTACTGCTTGCCCTCCCGGATAAAGTAACCGTAACGCTGGCCGCTCAGGCCCGACTGCAGCGTCTGTGAAATGCTCTGCACCGACACGCCCAGGCTCTGGGCCTTTTCTCGGTCGATGTTCACGCGCAGCTCGGGCTTGTTGAATTTCAGGTTCACGTCTACGAACTGGAAGGTGGGGTCCTGGCGGGCCGCGTCGAGGAACTTAGGCACGGCTTCGCGCAGCTTCTCGAAATCCTGGGTCTGGATAACGAACTGCACCGGCAGTCCACCGCCGCCGCCCCCGATGCTCTGGTCCTGGCTGACGGAGGTACGGGCGGCGGTGAGCTTTTTCACGCCGGCACTCAGCTTATCGGCAATGGCAGGCTGGGGCAACGCGCGGGTATCAGCTTCCAGCAGCAGCACCCGGGCCGTACCCGAGTTGGAGCCGCCCCCGAAGCCCGGCGACGTCACGGCAAACACGCTGCTCAGGTTGCCGGGGCCGGCCGAATCCATGGCCAACTGCGTAAGTTGTGTCATATACGCATCCATGAACTCAAAAGAGGCGCCCTCGGGGCCGGTAGCGTTCAGGTTTATGCGGCTGCGGTCTTCCACCGGGGCCAGTTCCGAGGGAATTGCGCCCATAAAGTACCAGATGCCCACACCCGTACCAGCCACCACCAGCCACGCCAGCCAGCGGTTGCGCAGGAACGTTTCGAGGCTGCCCTTGTAGCCGTTAATCATCTTCTCGAAGAAGGGCTCGGTTTTGCGGTAAAACCAGTTGTGCTTTTCCTCGCGCTTGAGCAGCACCGAGCACATCATGGGCGTGAGCGTAAGCGACACAAAGGCCGAAATCAGCACCGAGCCAGCCACCACAATGCCAAACTCCCGGAACAGCCGGCCCGTGATACCTGTTAGGAACACCACCGGCAGAAACACTGCCGCCAGCACCACCGTGGTACTGATAACGGCCATCAGGATTTCCTCGGAGCCCTTGATGGCGGCAGTTTTGGGGTCCTCGCCGCCCTCAATGCGGGAATAGATGTTCTCCAGTACCACAATGGCGTCATCCACCACCAGGCCAATGGCCAGCACCACGGCCAGCAGCGTGAGGACGTTGATGGAGAAATTCATCAGGTACATCACGAAGAAAATACCCACCAACGACACCGGAATGGCCACCACCGGAATAATGGTGGAGCGCCAGTCACGCAGGAACAGGAAGATGATAATCACCACCAGCACAAAGGCCTCGATGATGGTGTGCTCCACTTCCGTGATGGATTTGCGGATGAACACCGAGTTATCGAAGCCCGGCTTGAGCACCAGGTCCTTAGGCAAATCCTTGCCGTACAGCTCCAGACGCTGGTTAAACTCGTCGGCAATGTCAATCTGGTTGGAGCCCGGCTGCGGAATAACCGCCAGACCCACCATCGGCACGCCATTTACCTTGAAGATGGTCTGGTCGTTTTCGGGGTACAGCTCGGCGTAGCCAATGTCGGAAAGCCGCACCAACGAGGACTCGTCTTTGCGGATAATCAGGTTGTTGAAATCTTCCACGGAGCTCAGGCGGCCCATAGTACGCAGGGTGAGCTGGGTAGCTTGGCCCTGCACCGAGCCGCTGGGCAGCTCCACGTTTTCGCGGGTGAGGGCGGCCTGCACGTCCACGGGGCTCACACTCAGGGCCGAGAGCTTCACGGGGTCCAGCCACAGGCGCATAGAGTACTTCCGCTCCCCGTACACCCGCACCTCCGACACGCCCGGTATGGTCTGGAGGCGCTCTTTGAGGGTGTTGTTGGCGTAATCGGTCAGTTCCAGCAGGGTGCGTTTGCTGGAGCTGAGGTAGGTCATCACAATGGGCTGCGAGTCGGCGTTGGCCTTGCTCACGATGGGTGGGTCGATGTCGCGCGGGAGGCGGCCCTGCGCCCCCGATACCTTGTCGCGCACGTCGTTGGCGGCGGTTTCCAGATCGGCGTCGAGGTCAAACTCCACCGTAATCTGGGTACGGCCGTCGCGGGAGTTAGAGGTCAGGTTCTTGATGCCCTGGATGCCGTTGAGGGCTTCTTCCAGTGGCTCCGTCACCTGGCCCTGCATCACGTCGGCGGAAGCCCCGGTGTAGCTGGCCGATACGGTAATGATGGGTGGGTCGACGCTCGGGTACTCCCGCACGCTCAAATACCGGAACCCGATGACCCCGAAAATCACAATCACCAGGCTCATCACAATGGCGAGAACCGGTCTGTTTATGCTAGTGCTGGATAAGCTCATGATGGTTTTCTCGCAGAGGTCCGCAGAAGTATTCGCAGAGGGTAGCAGAGCCTCCGCACTCCTCTGCGAATACCTCTGCGGACCTCTGCGAGAGAAATATTACTTAGTCACCTTCACCGCATCGCCCGGCTTCACTTGCAGAATGCCGGTACGAATAACGGAGTCACCCACGGCTAGGCCGTCGGTAATCTGGATGAGGCGGTCGGAGCGCACTCCGATTTTTACCTTCTTCGGCACCATTTTACCTTTCTGTACAGTGTACACGCTGTAGCCGGTGGCTTCCGGAATAACGGCCTCGGTGGGTACTTGCAGCGCGTCGGCAGTCTGGCTGAGCTGCAGGTTTACTTTCACGAACGCGCCGGGGCGCAGTTCGTCGCGGGTGTTGGCGTAGCGGGCCCGCACGGTCTGGGTGCGGCTCACGGGGTCAATCTGCGGATCGAGGGCGTAGACTTTGGCTTCGTATTTTTTATTGGACGCCTCGTCGGTGATGATGATCGGGTCGCCGGTGCGCACCAGGCTGGAGAAGCGGCTGGGCACCGTGAAGTTGATTTTCACCGGCTTCACCTTGGAAAGCGTGGTGATTTCGGCCCCGGGACTCACGTACGTACCCACTGTGGCGGTGGTCAGGCCCAGCACGCCGGCAAACGGAGCCCGCACGTACGCCTTGGCCAGAGAAGCCCGCAACGACTGCAAATCGGCCTGGGCCGTGAGCAGCAGGTTGTTGGATTGCTCGTACTCCTGGGTGCTGATGTATTCCTTGTCCAGCAAGGTGCGCTGGCGCTTTTCCTGGTCGCGGTAGAGGCGGATGTTGTATTCCTGCTTTTTCAGAGCCGCCTGAATCTCGTCGGCGTTGATGCTCAGCAGCAGCTGGCCCTTGCTCACCGGCTGGCCTTCCCGGATGTTGAGGCTGGTAATCTTGCCCGAAATTTCGCTCTTGATAACTACCGATTCCTCGGCCAGAATGGAACCCGTGGCGGCTACCTCATCGGCCAGACTGGTGGCTTTCACC containing:
- a CDS encoding efflux RND transporter periplasmic adaptor subunit; translated protein: MQTQEHPTSEVTETRSGSAGRRILWLLVALAAVGALAFIKIKYFPSQSAEGKGGGAKGAAGAPGKGGPGGAGGKGGSGALPVQVYVVKATSLADEVAATGSILAEESVVIKSEISGKITSLNIREGQPVSKGQLLLSINADEIQAALKKQEYNIRLYRDQEKRQRTLLDKEYISTQEYEQSNNLLLTAQADLQSLRASLAKAYVRAPFAGVLGLTTATVGTYVSPGAEITTLSKVKPVKINFTVPSRFSSLVRTGDPIIITDEASNKKYEAKVYALDPQIDPVSRTQTVRARYANTRDELRPGAFVKVNLQLSQTADALQVPTEAVIPEATGYSVYTVQKGKMVPKKVKIGVRSDRLIQITDGLAVGDSVIRTGILQVKPGDAVKVTK